From Excalfactoria chinensis isolate bCotChi1 chromosome 4, bCotChi1.hap2, whole genome shotgun sequence, one genomic window encodes:
- the ARL9 gene encoding ADP-ribosylation factor-like protein 9 isoform X2 produces the protein MRPGSPVKGASRQILVLGLDGAGKSSVLHSLATNQVKRSVAPTEGFNAVCINSGESQMEFLEIGGSESLRSYWKMYLPKVLLLIYVVDSADHARLPVAKELLHQLIQNNSTLPVVVLANKQDLEGAYCITDIYDALALSDTGDKRKMFLLGTHVAEDGSEISSSMKDAKELIAQLVLEMQ, from the exons atgaggccaggctcaCCG GTGAAGGGAGCCAGCAGGCAGATCCTGGTGCTGGGCCTGGACGGGGCGGGGAAGAGCAGCGTGCTCCACTCGCTGGCCACCAACCAGGTGAAGCGCAGCGTGGCTCCCACCGAGGGCTTCAACGCCGTCTGCATCAACAGCGGGGAGAGCCAGATGGAGTTCCTGGAGA TTGGGGGCAGTGAATCTCTGCGTTCGTACTGGAAGATGTACCTGCCCAAAGTGCTGTTGCTCATCTATGTTGTGGATTCAGCTGATCATGCCCGGCTGCCTGTGGCAAAAGAACTACTTCATCAACTGATCCAGAACAACTCCACCCTGCCAGTGGTGGTTCTGGCCAACAAACAG GACCTCGAAGGTGCATACTGCATCACAGATATCTATGATGCTCTGGCACTGTCTGATACTGGGGACAAGAGGAAGATGTTCTTGCTTGGTACCCACGTGGCAGAGGATGGCTCAGAGATCTCCTCCAGCATGAAGGATGCCAAGGAGCTGATAGCACAGCTGGTTTTAGAAATGCAGTGA
- the ARL9 gene encoding ADP-ribosylation factor-like protein 9 isoform X3: MYLPKVLLLIYVVDSADHARLPVAKELLHQLIQNNSTLPVVVLANKQDLEGAYCITDIYDALALSDTGDKRKMFLLGTHVAEDGSEISSSMKDAKELIAQLVLEMQ; encoded by the exons ATGTACCTGCCCAAAGTGCTGTTGCTCATCTATGTTGTGGATTCAGCTGATCATGCCCGGCTGCCTGTGGCAAAAGAACTACTTCATCAACTGATCCAGAACAACTCCACCCTGCCAGTGGTGGTTCTGGCCAACAAACAG GACCTCGAAGGTGCATACTGCATCACAGATATCTATGATGCTCTGGCACTGTCTGATACTGGGGACAAGAGGAAGATGTTCTTGCTTGGTACCCACGTGGCAGAGGATGGCTCAGAGATCTCCTCCAGCATGAAGGATGCCAAGGAGCTGATAGCACAGCTGGTTTTAGAAATGCAGTGA
- the SPINK2 gene encoding serine protease inhibitor Kazal-type 2: MAAKLTMRILMLVVLTGLLLCPGADASTPPACEKYSRLPGCPRDYNPVCGTDGQTYGNECVLCLSNSEENKNVQIYKNGMC; encoded by the exons ATGGCGGCGAAGCTGACGATGCGCATTCTGATGCTCGTTGTCCTCACCG ggctgctcttgtGCCCCGGAGCTGATGCCAGCACCCCG CCGGCGTGCGAGAAGTACAGCCGTCTGCCTGGATGTCCGAGGGACTACAACCCAGTCTGTGGGACTGATGGACAGACCTACGGCAACGAATGTGTGCTCTGCCTTTCCAACAG cgaagaaaataagaatgtcCAGATTTACAAGAATGGAATGTGCTGA
- the HOPX gene encoding homeodomain-only protein: MATEKSVTPTEEQLEILEYNFCKVNKHPDPTTLCLIAAETGLSEEQTLKWFKQRLAEWRKSEGLPSECGSVRD, encoded by the exons ATGGCCACAGAGAAATCAGTGACTCCTACTGAAGAGCAGCTGGAGATCCTGGAGTACAATTTTTGCAAGGTGAACAAGCATCCTGATCCCACCACACTGTGCCTCATTGCAGCTGAGACCGGGCTTTCTGAAGAGCAGACCCTG aaatggTTCAAGCAGCGCCTGGCAGAGTGGAGGAAGTCTGAAGGGCTGCCCTCAGAATGTGGGTCTGTCAGGGACTAG
- the ARL9 gene encoding ADP-ribosylation factor-like protein 9 isoform X1, with protein MGSRLRPAVLCGAVVAAAGGAAVAAWAWAYVRGRVRRSPPAAAAAEQVKGASRQILVLGLDGAGKSSVLHSLATNQVKRSVAPTEGFNAVCINSGESQMEFLEIGGSESLRSYWKMYLPKVLLLIYVVDSADHARLPVAKELLHQLIQNNSTLPVVVLANKQDLEGAYCITDIYDALALSDTGDKRKMFLLGTHVAEDGSEISSSMKDAKELIAQLVLEMQ; from the exons ATGGGCAGCCGGCTGCGGCCCGCGGTGCTGTGCGGAGCGGTGGTGGCCGCGGCGGGCGGCGCTGCGGTGGCGGCCTGGGCATGGGCCTACGTGCGGGGCCGGGTCCGCCGCTCTCCTCCCGCCGCCGCAGCCGCCGAGCAG GTGAAGGGAGCCAGCAGGCAGATCCTGGTGCTGGGCCTGGACGGGGCGGGGAAGAGCAGCGTGCTCCACTCGCTGGCCACCAACCAGGTGAAGCGCAGCGTGGCTCCCACCGAGGGCTTCAACGCCGTCTGCATCAACAGCGGGGAGAGCCAGATGGAGTTCCTGGAGA TTGGGGGCAGTGAATCTCTGCGTTCGTACTGGAAGATGTACCTGCCCAAAGTGCTGTTGCTCATCTATGTTGTGGATTCAGCTGATCATGCCCGGCTGCCTGTGGCAAAAGAACTACTTCATCAACTGATCCAGAACAACTCCACCCTGCCAGTGGTGGTTCTGGCCAACAAACAG GACCTCGAAGGTGCATACTGCATCACAGATATCTATGATGCTCTGGCACTGTCTGATACTGGGGACAAGAGGAAGATGTTCTTGCTTGGTACCCACGTGGCAGAGGATGGCTCAGAGATCTCCTCCAGCATGAAGGATGCCAAGGAGCTGATAGCACAGCTGGTTTTAGAAATGCAGTGA